The following are encoded in a window of Microcoleus sp. FACHB-831 genomic DNA:
- a CDS encoding ATP-binding protein, whose protein sequence is MSQSCPELRFDRDAPRMEDKTKSELIDELVALRQRVASLEKLEIQYQQSEQALRGSEERFLLLLENVKDYAIFFLDPEGTIIRWGAGAEEILGYQEAEILGKSGSIIFTPEDIERGDDRKERIKALTEGRAENERWHVRKDGRRFWGSGIVTALRDESGQLQGLTKIMRDLTSRKLAEDERAQFLASEQEARAQAESANRMKDEFLATLSHELRSPLNAMLGWTSLLRTRKFDAATTARAIETIERNARAQAQLIEDLLDVSRIIRGQLRLKVRSTELLPVIESAIDTVRPAADAKSIQLQSLIDPTVGSVLGDPDRLQQVVWNLLTNAIKFTPKGGSVQVCLQHNNSQVEIIVSDTGQGIKADFLPYVFDRFRQADNSVSRSYSGLGLGLAIVRHLVELHGGAVRVESPGEAQGSTFIVSLPLMAVRLPVSDAENLPSAGGEVPFSCGTGLNGLRILVVDDDADTREILVRILETCGAEVMAVSSAPEAIAALEELKPDVLVSDIGLPQQDGYALIRSVRLLETEQGKIPAVALTAYARGEDREAALSAGFQSHLAKPVEPSELVAVVISVARRNRNI, encoded by the coding sequence ATGTCCCAGAGCTGTCCGGAGCTGAGATTCGATAGAGACGCTCCCAGAATGGAAGATAAGACAAAAAGTGAACTCATCGATGAATTAGTGGCATTGCGCCAACGTGTTGCCTCATTGGAAAAACTAGAAATCCAATATCAGCAATCAGAGCAGGCTTTGCGAGGAAGCGAAGAACGCTTCCTCTTGTTGCTGGAAAACGTTAAGGACTACGCAATTTTCTTCCTCGACCCGGAGGGAACTATTATTCGCTGGGGCGCAGGCGCAGAAGAAATTTTAGGCTATCAGGAAGCAGAAATTCTGGGCAAATCTGGCTCAATTATTTTTACACCTGAAGACATAGAGCGCGGCGATGACCGCAAAGAACGAATAAAGGCACTTACAGAAGGTCGGGCTGAGAACGAACGCTGGCACGTCCGTAAAGACGGCAGACGTTTCTGGGGTAGTGGTATTGTCACCGCATTGCGAGATGAGAGCGGACAACTGCAAGGCTTGACGAAAATCATGCGCGACTTGACCAGTCGCAAACTAGCTGAAGACGAACGCGCCCAGTTTCTAGCGAGCGAACAGGAAGCACGCGCCCAGGCTGAGTCAGCAAACCGGATGAAAGACGAGTTTCTGGCAACGCTCTCTCACGAACTGCGATCGCCCCTGAATGCGATGCTGGGGTGGACGAGTCTTCTCCGCACTCGAAAATTTGACGCAGCTACTACGGCTCGTGCTATCGAAACCATCGAACGAAATGCACGCGCACAAGCACAGCTAATTGAGGATCTTCTCGATGTCTCGCGGATTATTAGAGGTCAACTCCGCCTAAAAGTTCGCTCAACGGAACTGCTGCCAGTTATTGAATCAGCTATAGATACTGTACGTCCAGCGGCTGATGCCAAAAGCATTCAACTACAGTCACTTATTGACCCCACAGTAGGTTCAGTTTTAGGAGATCCAGACCGCTTGCAACAGGTAGTATGGAACCTACTGACAAACGCGATCAAGTTCACGCCCAAGGGCGGAAGCGTTCAAGTCTGCCTGCAACACAATAACTCTCAAGTTGAAATTATAGTCAGCGATACGGGTCAGGGGATTAAGGCTGACTTTCTACCTTATGTCTTCGACCGCTTTCGCCAAGCTGATAACTCGGTTAGCAGATCTTACAGCGGACTTGGACTCGGATTAGCGATCGTGCGCCACTTGGTTGAACTGCACGGAGGAGCTGTTCGTGTCGAGAGTCCGGGTGAAGCACAGGGGTCAACGTTTATCGTGAGTTTGCCGCTGATGGCTGTCCGTTTGCCCGTAAGCGATGCCGAGAATCTACCATCAGCTGGGGGAGAAGTCCCATTCAGCTGCGGAACAGGACTTAATGGTTTGCGTATACTTGTTGTTGATGACGATGCTGACACGCGCGAGATTCTGGTGAGGATACTGGAAACGTGCGGAGCCGAAGTGATGGCTGTAAGTTCAGCACCGGAAGCGATCGCAGCACTCGAAGAGTTGAAGCCGGATGTACTCGTCAGCGATATCGGTTTGCCACAGCAAGATGGCTATGCTCTAATTCGCAGCGTAAGGCTGCTAGAAACGGAACAAGGAAAAATTCCTGCTGTAGCGCTGACAGCGTATGCCAGAGGAGAAGACCGCGAAGCAGCTCTTTCAGCAGGTTTCCAATCCCATTTAGCTAAACCAGTTGAGCCTAGTGAGTTGGTTGCGGTTGTAATATCTGTTGCAAGACGCAATAGAAATATCTAA
- a CDS encoding response regulator: protein MRMQELKRILLVEDSPNDVELTLAALAENHLANEVVVVRDGEEALDYLYRRGMFKLRMAGNPVVVLLDLKLPKVDGLEVLAQLKSDPAMKPVPVVMLTSSREEQDLISSYNLGVNAYVVKPVHFQEFVNSIKEIGLFWAVVNQPPIGSLPSARNI, encoded by the coding sequence ATGAGAATGCAGGAATTGAAACGAATTTTACTGGTGGAAGATAGCCCTAACGATGTGGAGTTAACCCTAGCAGCGCTCGCAGAAAACCATCTCGCTAACGAAGTTGTAGTAGTGCGCGATGGCGAGGAAGCGCTAGATTATCTCTATCGACGCGGAATGTTTAAGCTGCGGATGGCAGGAAATCCTGTCGTAGTACTGCTAGATTTGAAATTACCCAAAGTTGATGGTTTGGAAGTTCTGGCACAATTGAAATCCGATCCAGCCATGAAGCCAGTCCCAGTTGTAATGCTGACTTCTTCACGGGAGGAGCAAGATCTCATTAGTAGCTACAATTTAGGCGTGAATGCCTATGTGGTAAAGCCAGTACATTTCCAAGAATTTGTTAACTCTATCAAAGAAATAGGGCTTTTCTGGGCTGTCGTAAATCAGCCGCCGATTGGATCTTTGCCCTCCGCACGCAATATCTAG
- a CDS encoding HAD family hydrolase, with protein sequence MALQAVILDVDGTLILSNDAHAQAWVEAFATYGYDVPFDKVRPLIGMGGDKVIPKMVPGLNKEEGDGKAISQKRKELMIEKFAPTLPSANGTRELVLHMKEQGLRLVIATSATSEELSLLLKAGKVDDLLDEATTSSDAKDSKPSPDIVQAALKKINMEPNQALMIGDTPYDIESANKAGVNVIAVRCGGFDDTQLKDAIAIYDDPGDLLARYDDSPLAK encoded by the coding sequence ATGGCATTGCAAGCAGTAATTCTCGATGTTGATGGTACCCTTATCCTCAGTAATGATGCTCACGCTCAAGCTTGGGTGGAGGCATTTGCAACTTATGGCTATGATGTGCCTTTCGATAAAGTCCGACCCCTCATCGGTATGGGTGGCGATAAAGTTATACCAAAGATGGTGCCAGGACTTAATAAGGAAGAAGGTGATGGAAAAGCTATTTCCCAAAAGCGCAAAGAACTGATGATCGAAAAATTTGCGCCTACGCTACCTTCTGCTAATGGAACGAGGGAACTTGTGTTGCATATGAAGGAGCAAGGATTGCGGCTAGTTATTGCTACTTCGGCTACATCTGAAGAACTTTCCCTCTTGCTTAAAGCAGGAAAAGTTGACGATTTGCTAGATGAAGCGACAACATCAAGCGATGCGAAAGACTCTAAGCCATCACCCGATATTGTGCAAGCTGCATTGAAAAAAATAAATATGGAGCCGAACCAAGCTTTGATGATTGGCGATACTCCTTACGATATTGAGTCTGCTAATAAAGCTGGAGTTAATGTTATTGCAGTACGCTGCGGCGGGTTCGATGATACTCAGTTAAAGGATGCGATCGCTATCTATGACGATCCAGGCGATTTATTAGCACGCTACGACGATTCCCCATTAGCTAAATAG
- a CDS encoding manganese catalase family protein has product MFYHKKPLQYFTPPESPDPVYAKKIQELIGGTFGEMTVMMQYLFQGWNCRGPAKYKDMLLDVGTEEIGHIEMLATMIAHLLDKAPIKMQEDGAKDPIVGAVMGGSNPRDVIAAAMNPQHAIVSGLGATASDSVGYPWNGRFIVASGNLLADFRSNLHAESQGRLQAVRMYEMSNDPGVKDTLSFMIARDTMHQNLWLAAIEDLQDSGLEDTPVPSSFPQELEKQEFSYQFWNHSEGTDSAEGRWAKGKSIDGKGEFEYVANPQPLGPEPQPPQPDPRLHGTAKTPQPPTTDKPNLIERIGDMLTGDNE; this is encoded by the coding sequence ATGTTTTATCACAAAAAGCCACTGCAATACTTTACTCCCCCGGAGAGTCCCGATCCAGTCTACGCCAAAAAAATTCAAGAACTCATCGGCGGTACTTTTGGTGAAATGACCGTAATGATGCAGTACTTATTTCAGGGTTGGAACTGTCGCGGCCCTGCCAAGTATAAGGATATGCTGCTTGATGTAGGTACTGAAGAAATCGGGCATATCGAAATGCTGGCGACAATGATTGCCCATTTGCTCGATAAAGCGCCGATAAAAATGCAAGAAGATGGCGCTAAAGATCCGATTGTTGGTGCAGTAATGGGTGGCTCAAATCCGCGAGATGTGATTGCAGCGGCGATGAACCCACAGCACGCAATTGTATCTGGTTTAGGTGCTACTGCTAGCGATAGCGTTGGCTATCCTTGGAACGGTCGTTTCATCGTCGCCAGCGGCAATTTGTTGGCAGATTTCCGTTCTAATCTGCATGCTGAATCGCAGGGAAGATTGCAAGCAGTGCGAATGTATGAAATGTCAAACGATCCTGGGGTGAAAGATACCCTCAGTTTTATGATCGCCCGCGACACCATGCACCAAAATTTGTGGTTAGCTGCCATTGAAGATCTGCAAGATTCAGGACTAGAAGACACTCCAGTTCCATCTTCCTTCCCACAAGAATTGGAGAAGCAGGAGTTTTCTTATCAGTTCTGGAATCACTCTGAGGGAACTGATAGTGCCGAAGGTCGTTGGGCTAAGGGCAAATCGATAGATGGTAAGGGTGAGTTTGAGTATGTGGCGAATCCCCAACCGTTAGGGCCAGAACCACAACCACCGCAGCCAGATCCGCGCTTGCACGGCACGGCTAAAACCCCGCAACCTCCTACCACTGATAAACCGAATTTAATCGAGCGCATCGGTGATATGCTTACTGGCGACAATGAGTAA
- a CDS encoding class I SAM-dependent methyltransferase — MTQGYEEDLAYIHDVGFGDFSKKSAPGLLEILRQKGIQKGLVIDIGCGSGIWANALTEAGYDVLGIDISDAMLDLARIKAPKANLQKASFVKFNFPKCDAVTSLGECLNYQFDEHDKSELKDIFARIYQALRPGGIFIFDIAQPGYVSGIHAQKNYYEGEDWVIFLEKQEDTKENKLIRKISMFRKIGEFYRKSEETHRVQLYKSTEVAKELREVGFRVRIIRGYGELKLRKAVAGFIATKA, encoded by the coding sequence ATGACTCAAGGCTACGAAGAAGATCTGGCGTACATTCACGATGTTGGATTTGGAGATTTTTCCAAGAAATCCGCGCCTGGTTTACTTGAAATATTGCGCCAGAAAGGTATACAAAAGGGTCTAGTTATCGATATAGGCTGTGGTAGCGGGATATGGGCCAACGCTCTTACCGAAGCTGGTTATGATGTTTTGGGGATAGATATATCTGACGCAATGCTAGATTTAGCAAGAATAAAAGCGCCAAAGGCAAATCTACAAAAAGCATCTTTTGTTAAATTCAATTTTCCCAAATGCGATGCTGTAACCTCACTAGGAGAATGCTTAAATTATCAATTTGATGAACACGATAAATCCGAGCTAAAAGATATATTCGCCCGAATATACCAAGCATTAAGACCAGGCGGTATATTTATTTTTGATATCGCTCAACCAGGCTATGTAAGCGGAATCCATGCCCAAAAAAATTATTATGAAGGGGAAGACTGGGTAATTTTTCTTGAAAAACAAGAGGATACCAAAGAAAATAAATTAATTCGCAAAATCTCAATGTTTCGCAAAATTGGCGAGTTTTATAGAAAAAGCGAAGAAACCCACAGAGTCCAATTATATAAGAGTACTGAAGTTGCAAAAGAACTCCGTGAAGTTGGCTTTCGAGTAAGAATTATTCGCGGATATGGAGAATTAAAATTAAGAAAGGCTGTAGCTGGTTTTATAGCAACCAAAGCATAA
- a CDS encoding PAS domain S-box protein, which translates to MLKLTRSQLQRYGVAVLAVVLSLLLMLLLDPWFAMTKTPFLLFFGAVMVSAWCGGRGPGLLATFLSAIVSTYFFIEPLYSLAIDLSDAVRLLLFLVQGILFSALCEALRAANRRFEASMLKLKASEKRYRRLVDTACEGIWATNTEGRIDYVNQRMAEMLGYSVEEILNRSVFEFMDEQADRFRRKDGSTLWASVSTNAILSETGEFSGTLAMIMDVTQRKQAEEALRESQELFESFMSNSPTTAFIKDEQGRYVYVNKLVERIFNRKLADWVGKTDFDLFPAEVAKKLHDNDAAVLAAGKTLELLETSPEADGDRYWMSFKFPLQQASGRRLIAGVAIDITERKRLEDDLQKKENELRTIADALPVLIASIDSQQRYRFNNKAYSQWFGHSAKEVEGKHVREVLGETAYEGIRPYIEAVLSGQQITFESKVPYRDGGTRYISATYVPQVGSQGEIEGYVGLVSDISDRKAAEQQILQLNESLEQRVKERTAQLEAVNKELESFSYSVSHDLRAPLRHISGFVDLLLKRVALTTTLDETSNRYLNTIAETTKQAGILIDDLLAFSRMGRAEMSCTNVNMDQLVQEVKRNIELDSDGRTIVWQIEKLPEVRGDLAMLRLVLQNLIANALKYTRTRAIAEIKIGSTVDESEVAFFIRDNGVGFDMRYAHKLFGVFQRLHSARQFEGTGIGLANVRRIITRHGGRTWAEGAVEGGATFYFSLPKMLEKED; encoded by the coding sequence ATGTTGAAATTAACACGCTCCCAGCTACAGCGCTATGGTGTCGCAGTATTAGCTGTTGTGCTATCACTGCTGCTGATGCTGCTGCTAGACCCCTGGTTTGCCATGACAAAGACGCCTTTTCTACTATTTTTTGGCGCTGTAATGGTGAGCGCCTGGTGTGGGGGTAGGGGGCCGGGACTGCTAGCCACCTTCTTGTCTGCCATAGTCAGCACATACTTTTTTATAGAGCCACTCTATTCCCTAGCTATCGATCTGAGCGACGCTGTGCGGCTGCTGCTCTTTCTGGTTCAGGGCATACTTTTCAGTGCGCTATGCGAGGCGCTACGCGCTGCAAATAGGAGGTTTGAGGCAAGCATGCTGAAGCTAAAGGCAAGCGAGAAACGCTATCGGCGCCTTGTCGATACTGCGTGCGAAGGCATCTGGGCAACAAATACTGAAGGAAGAATAGACTACGTTAATCAGCGGATGGCGGAAATGCTGGGCTACAGCGTAGAGGAAATACTTAACCGCTCTGTTTTCGAGTTTATGGATGAACAGGCGGACAGATTCCGTCGCAAGGATGGCTCGACTCTGTGGGCAAGTGTCTCTACCAATGCCATCCTTAGCGAAACGGGTGAGTTCAGCGGTACGCTGGCGATGATTATGGATGTGACTCAACGCAAGCAAGCCGAGGAAGCATTGCGAGAGAGTCAAGAACTGTTCGAGAGTTTTATGAGCAACAGCCCCACAACAGCTTTTATCAAGGATGAACAGGGGCGCTACGTCTATGTCAACAAATTAGTTGAACGTATTTTTAATAGAAAGCTAGCTGATTGGGTAGGAAAGACCGATTTCGACTTATTTCCAGCAGAGGTGGCCAAAAAGTTACATGATAACGATGCGGCTGTTCTGGCGGCAGGTAAAACATTAGAGCTGCTGGAGACTTCTCCGGAGGCAGATGGCGATCGCTATTGGATGTCATTCAAGTTCCCCCTCCAACAAGCATCTGGACGCCGACTTATCGCAGGCGTGGCAATTGATATTACAGAACGCAAGCGGCTTGAAGACGATCTGCAAAAAAAAGAAAATGAACTCCGGACGATCGCCGACGCCTTACCCGTCCTAATTGCCTCGATCGATTCCCAACAGCGCTATCGTTTTAATAACAAAGCCTACTCACAATGGTTCGGGCATTCCGCAAAAGAGGTAGAGGGAAAGCACGTTCGTGAGGTTTTGGGCGAAACTGCTTATGAAGGCATTCGCCCGTATATCGAAGCAGTATTATCAGGACAGCAAATAACTTTTGAAAGCAAAGTACCCTATAGAGATGGTGGCACGCGCTACATAAGTGCCACATACGTTCCTCAAGTGGGAAGCCAAGGGGAAATCGAGGGATATGTAGGCTTAGTCAGCGACATCAGCGATCGCAAAGCAGCCGAACAACAAATCCTTCAACTCAACGAGAGCCTTGAACAACGAGTTAAAGAGCGCACAGCACAGTTAGAAGCAGTCAACAAAGAACTTGAATCATTCTCCTACTCTGTCTCCCACGACCTGCGTGCCCCTCTGCGCCATATTAGCGGGTTCGTGGACTTACTCCTAAAACGGGTGGCGTTAACAACAACTTTAGATGAAACCAGTAACCGTTATTTGAATACCATCGCAGAAACAACTAAACAAGCAGGAATTTTGATAGATGACTTATTAGCTTTTTCCCGAATGGGTCGCGCTGAAATGTCTTGCACAAATGTAAATATGGATCAACTGGTGCAAGAAGTGAAAAGGAATATTGAGCTAGACAGCGACGGGCGCACTATTGTATGGCAAATAGAAAAATTGCCAGAAGTAAGAGGCGACCTTGCCATGTTACGCCTAGTACTGCAAAATTTGATAGCAAATGCCCTCAAATACACGCGGACGCGCGCGATCGCCGAAATTAAAATTGGCAGCACTGTTGATGAATCTGAAGTCGCTTTCTTCATCCGCGATAACGGCGTAGGATTTGATATGCGTTACGCACACAAACTATTTGGCGTATTTCAACGCTTGCACAGCGCTCGACAGTTCGAGGGTACTGGCATCGGGCTAGCCAACGTCCGGCGAATTATCACTCGTCATGGGGGTCGAACCTGGGCAGAGGGAGCGGTAGAGGGCGGCGCCACCTTCTACTTTTCCCTGCCAAAAATGTTGGAAAAGGAGGATTGA
- a CDS encoding response regulator, which translates to MKVLRILLVEDSFLDAELIGANLAAGDINCELVRVETRADFLIALEQHSFDLILSDVSLPSFNGFSALEIARNTCPEVPFIFVSGALGEVLAIETLKSGATDYVLKQGLDRLVPSVHRALREAKERRERKQAEAETTRLIASLKESESRFRRLVESNIIGCIFWDVSGQITDANDAFLRMVGYTQEELQAGKLNWKEMTPIEQRQWSEQSLAQMKQRGSAPPLEKEYICKDGNRIPVLLGGVMFEGSVEHGVSFVLDLTERKQLENRLRQQADELAGANRIKDEFLAVLSHELRSPLNPILGWTQLLRSRKFDPATTAKAIEVIERNAKVQIQLIDDLLDVSRIIQGKISLNVSPVNLVSTIEAAIDTVRLAAEAKSIEIKCLVDSTVGLVSGDRNRLQQVVWNLLSNAIKFTTNGGVVVIRLSRDNSHAQIQVNDSGKGIRADFLPYVFDYFRQADASTTRKHGGLGLGLAIVRHLVELHGGTVFADSPGEELGATFTVKLPLMSIPTKGRDSKEMSQTAEGAIAIDNYPPLEGLRVLIVDDEVDSREYLSLVLQECGAEVTAVASAIEAITTLELFKPDVLVSDIGMPGEDGYSLMRKVRARSPERGGRIPAAALTAYARAEDRTAALSAGFQIHIPKPVDPSELAIVVASLAGRNFRS; encoded by the coding sequence GTGAAAGTCCTGCGTATTCTCCTGGTCGAAGATAGCTTCCTAGATGCAGAACTCATCGGGGCAAATTTGGCGGCTGGAGATATAAACTGCGAGTTGGTGCGAGTAGAAACACGCGCTGACTTTCTGATAGCACTAGAACAACACTCGTTTGACCTAATTCTTTCAGATGTTTCTCTGCCCTCGTTCAATGGTTTTTCTGCGCTGGAAATCGCCCGCAATACTTGCCCAGAAGTGCCGTTTATTTTCGTTTCTGGTGCTTTAGGCGAGGTACTGGCGATCGAAACTTTAAAAAGCGGTGCTACAGACTACGTGCTAAAACAAGGGCTAGATCGACTTGTGCCATCAGTACATCGGGCGTTGCGCGAAGCTAAGGAACGCAGAGAGCGCAAACAGGCTGAAGCGGAAACAACTCGATTAATAGCATCTTTAAAAGAGAGCGAATCGCGGTTTAGACGCTTGGTTGAATCTAATATAATTGGCTGCATTTTCTGGGATGTCAGCGGTCAAATTACCGATGCCAACGATGCCTTTTTGCGGATGGTGGGCTACACGCAAGAAGAGTTGCAGGCTGGGAAATTGAACTGGAAAGAAATGACCCCAATTGAACAGCGGCAATGGAGCGAACAGTCGCTCGCCCAGATGAAGCAGCGTGGTTCGGCTCCTCCCCTAGAAAAAGAATATATCTGCAAAGATGGCAATCGCATCCCAGTGCTGTTGGGGGGCGTGATGTTTGAGGGATCTGTTGAGCATGGCGTTAGTTTTGTCTTAGACTTAACCGAGCGCAAGCAATTAGAAAATAGGCTAAGGCAACAGGCTGATGAATTAGCTGGGGCAAATAGGATTAAGGATGAGTTTTTAGCAGTTCTTTCTCACGAGTTGCGATCGCCCCTCAATCCCATTCTTGGTTGGACTCAATTACTCCGAAGCCGAAAGTTTGACCCAGCAACTACGGCGAAGGCAATTGAGGTAATCGAGCGCAATGCTAAGGTGCAGATACAGTTAATTGACGATCTTTTGGATGTCTCGCGGATCATTCAGGGAAAAATCAGCCTTAATGTAAGTCCTGTCAACTTAGTATCGACTATTGAGGCAGCAATTGACACGGTGCGTCTGGCGGCTGAAGCTAAGTCAATTGAAATTAAGTGTTTGGTTGATTCCACAGTTGGGCTAGTTTCGGGCGATCGCAACCGCTTGCAACAAGTAGTATGGAATCTGCTCTCAAATGCGATCAAGTTCACAACTAATGGTGGTGTTGTAGTCATTAGACTTTCACGCGATAATTCTCATGCTCAAATCCAAGTTAACGATTCGGGTAAAGGCATAAGAGCTGATTTTCTACCTTATGTTTTTGATTACTTCCGCCAAGCTGATGCCTCAACTACTAGAAAGCACGGTGGTCTTGGGCTTGGTTTAGCAATCGTGCGTCATCTGGTAGAACTGCATGGCGGTACTGTTTTTGCAGATAGTCCGGGAGAAGAGTTGGGGGCAACTTTTACCGTAAAGCTACCGCTGATGTCTATACCGACTAAAGGAAGGGACTCGAAAGAGATGTCCCAAACAGCAGAAGGCGCGATCGCAATTGATAATTATCCTCCCCTTGAGGGCTTGCGGGTGTTAATTGTTGATGATGAGGTTGATAGTCGTGAATATCTCAGTTTAGTGCTGCAAGAGTGCGGCGCTGAAGTTACAGCAGTTGCATCTGCTATCGAGGCAATTACAACACTTGAACTATTTAAGCCAGATGTATTGGTGAGCGATATTGGAATGCCAGGAGAAGATGGCTACTCGCTGATGCGTAAAGTGAGAGCGCGATCGCCGGAGCGCGGAGGGAGAATTCCGGCTGCGGCGCTGACGGCATATGCTAGAGCTGAGGATCGAACTGCTGCACTCTCAGCAGGCTTTCAAATACACATTCCTAAGCCAGTCGATCCCAGCGAGTTAGCAATAGTAGTTGCTAGCCTTGCTGGACGCAACTTCAGGAGCTAA